The following proteins are encoded in a genomic region of Catharus ustulatus isolate bCatUst1 chromosome 4, bCatUst1.pri.v2, whole genome shotgun sequence:
- the LOC116995098 gene encoding mutS protein homolog 4-like isoform X1 has protein sequence MACQLQNEICEHVRCLCKLSDVVSVLDLLLSFAHACALSDCEFTDTLAIKQGWHPILEKTALAKPVASNTSLTEVNGLVIVTGPKHRRKSAPEMMKQRAAHQLATSLVQTASNSQLDPGSWRGHWKALKRK, from the exons ATGGCGTGTCAGCTACAGAATGAGATCTGTGAACACGTGCGTTGCCTGTGCAAGCTGTCTGACGTTGTGTCTGTGCTGGATCTGCTGCTTTCATTTGCCCACGCCTGCGCCCTTTCTGATTGTG AATTTACCGATACTTTAGCGATCAAGCAGGGGTGGCATCCCATTCTTGAAAAGACAGCTCTGGCAAAACCTGTGGCTAGCAACACATCCCTGACAGAGGTCAACGGTCTTGTCATTGTTACAGGACCAAAG CACAGGCGGAAGAGCGCTCCGGAGATGATGAAGCAGAGAGCTGCGCACCAGTTAGCAACGAGCTTGGTTCAGACTGCCAGCAATTCTCAGCTGGACCCTGGCAGTTGGCGTGGACATTGGAAAGCTCTGAAGAGAAAGTAG
- the LOC116995098 gene encoding mutS protein homolog 4-like isoform X2, with protein MACQLQNEICEHVRCLCKLSDVVSVLDLLLSFAHACALSDCEFTDTLAIKQGWHPILEKTALAKPVASNTSLTEVNGLVIVTGPKD; from the exons ATGGCGTGTCAGCTACAGAATGAGATCTGTGAACACGTGCGTTGCCTGTGCAAGCTGTCTGACGTTGTGTCTGTGCTGGATCTGCTGCTTTCATTTGCCCACGCCTGCGCCCTTTCTGATTGTG AATTTACCGATACTTTAGCGATCAAGCAGGGGTGGCATCCCATTCTTGAAAAGACAGCTCTGGCAAAACCTGTGGCTAGCAACACATCCCTGACAGAGGTCAACGGTCTTGTCATTGTTACAGGACCAAAG GACTAA